One Pantoea trifolii genomic region harbors:
- a CDS encoding SfnB family sulfur acquisition oxidoreductase — protein sequence MTQVSPKQRASRITHAQQALQVAQELAERFRAGSAQRDRERELPHAELQQLFQSGLGAITVPRDFGGIEISTAELAGIFVILSAADGSIGQVPQNHFYALEVLRINGSQAQKQRLYAEVLAGVHHGNALAEFSSPAAHQRSTAVSQQAEGLRLNGNKFYCTGALYADRIPTLAIADDGKEQLVFVPRHQSGVNVIDDWSGFGQRTTGSGSVQFRDVAIAPEDVVPFQTAFERPSTVGPFAQIMHAAIDQGIARAAFEDMLDFLRLRARPWPDSGVDRASDDPLTLDRTGLLAARLSAGDALLAIAGDAVDVAQRDPSAENVALASVEVAKARAWTTEVSLEASNLLFELGGSRSSLREHNFDRHWRNARTHTLHDPVRWKYPAIGNYLLNGVLPPRRGTI from the coding sequence ACAGGCCTTGCAGGTGGCGCAGGAACTGGCGGAACGTTTTCGTGCCGGTTCCGCCCAGCGCGACCGCGAACGTGAACTGCCGCACGCTGAATTGCAGCAGCTGTTTCAATCCGGGCTCGGTGCCATCACCGTGCCGCGTGACTTTGGCGGCATTGAGATTTCTACCGCCGAACTGGCCGGGATTTTCGTGATATTGAGCGCCGCCGACGGATCGATTGGTCAGGTGCCGCAGAACCATTTTTACGCGCTGGAAGTGCTGCGCATCAACGGTAGCCAGGCGCAGAAACAGCGGCTCTACGCCGAAGTGCTGGCAGGGGTGCATCACGGTAATGCGCTGGCGGAATTCAGTTCTCCTGCCGCGCATCAGCGTTCCACGGCGGTTTCGCAACAGGCCGAAGGATTGCGCCTCAACGGCAACAAGTTTTACTGCACCGGCGCGCTGTATGCCGACCGTATTCCGACGCTGGCGATTGCCGATGACGGCAAAGAGCAGCTGGTGTTTGTGCCGCGCCATCAGTCCGGCGTCAACGTGATTGATGACTGGAGCGGCTTTGGTCAGCGCACCACCGGCAGCGGCAGCGTGCAGTTCCGCGATGTGGCGATTGCGCCGGAAGATGTGGTGCCATTCCAGACCGCGTTCGAGCGTCCGAGCACCGTTGGGCCCTTTGCGCAGATTATGCATGCGGCTATCGATCAGGGCATTGCGCGGGCGGCGTTTGAAGACATGCTCGATTTCCTGCGTCTGCGCGCGCGTCCGTGGCCGGACAGCGGCGTGGATCGTGCCAGCGACGATCCGCTGACGCTCGATCGTACCGGTCTTCTGGCCGCACGTCTAAGTGCGGGCGATGCGCTGCTGGCGATTGCCGGTGATGCGGTTGACGTCGCGCAGCGCGATCCCAGTGCCGAAAACGTGGCGCTGGCGTCGGTGGAAGTGGCGAAGGCGCGCGCCTGGACCACAGAAGTGTCGCTGGAAGCCAGCAATCTGCTGTTTGAACTCGGCGGATCGCGTTCCAGCCTGCGCGAACACAACTTCGACCGCCACTGGCGCAATGCGCGTACCCATACCTTGCACGATCCGGTGCGCTGGAAATATCCGGCAATCGGCAACTACCTGCTGAATGGCGTGTTGCCGCCGCGTCGGGGGACGATATGA
- a CDS encoding LLM class flavin-dependent oxidoreductase, with protein sequence MSQKQILLNAFNMNCVGHIHHGMWTHPQDRSVDFNSLDYWLDLARLLERGLFDGLFIADILGVYDVYQQGIGLTAKESIQLPVNDPLMLISGMASVTQHLGFGVTANLSYEAPYPFARRLSTLDHLTKGRIGWNIVTGYLDSAARAMGQQQLLAHDRRYDQADEFLDVTYKLWEGSWQDDALVQDKAHRRYADASKIHQINHQGEFYQVQGYHLSSPSPQRTPLLFQAGSSARGVQFAGRHAECSFVNAASPAAMREQSTRLRQAAVEAGRHPDDLRIFMGVSVIVAPTEREAQEKHKSYLEYASPEAGIAHFSSSIGLDLAAFELDEPIQTGDTRAIESVSKAFSGWTRRRLLEQHAMGSRYPLIVGNPSQVADALITWIDEGDIDGFNLTRILNPQSYRDFIDLVVPELQQRGRFKTAYQPGSLRHKIFQQQDRLPDRHPAARWRDGVNLR encoded by the coding sequence ATGAGTCAAAAACAGATTCTGCTTAACGCCTTCAATATGAACTGCGTTGGGCACATTCATCACGGCATGTGGACCCATCCGCAGGATCGTTCTGTTGATTTCAACTCGCTGGATTACTGGCTGGATCTGGCGCGCTTGCTGGAGCGCGGACTGTTTGATGGGCTGTTTATCGCCGACATTCTCGGCGTGTATGACGTCTATCAGCAAGGTATTGGCCTGACCGCTAAAGAGTCGATTCAGCTGCCGGTCAACGACCCGCTGATGCTGATTTCCGGCATGGCCAGCGTCACGCAGCATCTGGGCTTTGGTGTGACCGCCAACCTGAGTTATGAAGCGCCGTATCCGTTCGCGCGCCGCCTCTCCACGCTCGATCACCTGACCAAAGGGCGCATCGGCTGGAACATCGTCACCGGTTATCTCGATAGCGCCGCGCGTGCCATGGGGCAGCAACAGCTGCTGGCGCACGACCGCCGCTACGATCAGGCCGATGAGTTTCTCGATGTCACCTACAAGTTATGGGAAGGCAGTTGGCAGGATGATGCGCTGGTGCAGGATAAAGCCCATCGGCGCTACGCCGATGCCAGCAAAATCCATCAAATCAATCATCAGGGCGAGTTTTATCAGGTGCAGGGTTATCACCTGAGCAGCCCGTCACCGCAGCGCACGCCGCTGCTATTTCAGGCCGGTTCCTCGGCGCGCGGCGTGCAGTTCGCCGGACGTCACGCCGAGTGCAGCTTTGTCAATGCCGCGTCACCCGCCGCGATGCGCGAGCAATCGACGCGCCTGCGCCAGGCGGCGGTGGAGGCCGGACGCCATCCTGACGATCTGCGTATCTTTATGGGCGTCAGCGTGATTGTCGCGCCAACCGAACGCGAAGCGCAGGAGAAGCATAAAAGCTACCTCGAATACGCCAGCCCGGAAGCGGGTATCGCGCACTTCTCCAGCTCGATTGGCCTGGATCTGGCGGCGTTCGAACTTGATGAGCCGATTCAGACCGGCGACACGCGCGCCATTGAATCAGTGAGCAAAGCTTTCAGCGGCTGGACGCGCCGCCGTTTGCTGGAGCAGCACGCGATGGGCAGCCGCTATCCGCTGATCGTCGGCAATCCGAGCCAGGTCGCGGATGCATTGATTACGTGGATCGATGAAGGCGATATCGACGGCTTTAACCTGACGCGCATCCTCAATCCGCAGAGCTACCGCGATTTTATCGATCTGGTGGTGCCGGAATTACAGCAGCGCGGCCGCTTCAAGACCGCGTATCAGCCCGGTTCGCTTCGCCACAAAATTTTTCAACAGCAGGACCGCTTGCCCGATCGCCATCCGGCGGCGCGCTGGCGCGACGGCGTTAACCTTCGTTAA
- a CDS encoding MetQ/NlpA family ABC transporter substrate-binding protein yields the protein MNIARHFALAASVALLAFSAVAAENYSGPLKVGTTAAFAPPLETAVAEAKKQGLNVELVEFTDWTAPNVSVENGDIDVNLFQHKPFLENANQQGGFHLVPFAPAIINNIGLYSKKHTAIDQIPDGGTVAIANDPINGARGLLLLQKAKLITLKPGAGLKSTVDDIVSNPKHLKIIEVEAVQLSRSLDEVDLAQGYPHYLRLSKTIDPNNALLFDGLEHPEYVIQFVIRDGHQNDPRLAKFVDIYQHSPVVRAKLDDFYGKLYQPGWSQ from the coding sequence ATGAACATTGCACGTCATTTTGCACTGGCTGCCAGCGTCGCACTGCTGGCGTTTAGCGCCGTCGCCGCCGAAAACTACAGCGGCCCGCTGAAAGTCGGTACCACCGCCGCCTTTGCACCGCCGCTGGAAACCGCAGTTGCCGAGGCGAAGAAACAAGGCTTGAACGTCGAGCTGGTGGAGTTCACCGACTGGACCGCGCCGAACGTCAGCGTTGAAAACGGCGATATCGACGTGAACCTATTCCAGCACAAACCGTTCCTGGAGAACGCCAATCAGCAGGGCGGATTCCATCTGGTGCCGTTCGCGCCAGCGATCATCAATAACATCGGGCTCTATTCGAAGAAACATACCGCGATTGACCAAATTCCCGATGGCGGCACGGTGGCGATTGCCAACGATCCGATCAACGGTGCGCGCGGCCTGCTGCTGCTGCAAAAAGCCAAGCTGATTACCTTAAAACCGGGTGCGGGCCTCAAGTCTACCGTGGATGACATTGTCAGCAATCCGAAGCATCTGAAGATTATTGAAGTGGAAGCGGTGCAGCTGTCGCGTTCGCTGGATGAAGTCGATTTAGCGCAGGGTTATCCGCACTATCTGCGTCTGTCGAAAACCATCGATCCCAATAACGCGCTGCTGTTCGATGGACTGGAGCATCCGGAATACGTGATTCAGTTCGTGATCCGCGACGGTCATCAGAACGATCCGCGCCTGGCGAAGTTCGTTGATATCTACCAGCATTCGCCGGTGGTGCGCGCCAAACTTGATGACTTCTACGGCAAGCTGTATCAGCCGGGCTGGAGCCAGTAA
- a CDS encoding methionine ABC transporter ATP-binding protein, whose protein sequence is MVSLTLPGERDALLSPTAETAGKIHVQIRGLSKRYPGQTQDALKEVDLQVKRGEIFGIIGRSGAGKSTLIRCLNRLENPTRGQVVIDGIDLSTLSDRQLVDWRRGTGMIFQHFNLLSAKTVRENIELPMKVAGVPAAERRRKVDELLALVGLEQRQHAWPAQLSGGQKQRVGIARALVHDPELLLCDEATSALDPETTRSILALLKKINQQRHITIVLITHEMDVVHDLCHQVAVIDQGEIIERGPVWQVYSDPQQETTRQLLNPQFSALPDAIQPLLTPMRQHGDSRLLVRLRYTGQGAQPDLAALSARVGGELTLIYSAVEWVDSKPTGQMLLLLDAQHDADAARTRLTLIADQLEIPGYVTGY, encoded by the coding sequence ATGGTGAGCCTGACGCTACCTGGCGAGCGCGATGCGTTGCTGTCACCGACGGCTGAGACGGCAGGGAAAATCCACGTGCAGATTCGTGGCCTGAGTAAGCGCTATCCCGGCCAAACTCAGGACGCGCTGAAGGAGGTCGATTTGCAGGTTAAGCGCGGCGAGATTTTTGGCATCATTGGGCGCAGCGGTGCCGGTAAATCGACGCTGATTCGCTGCCTCAATCGGCTGGAAAATCCCACTCGCGGTCAGGTGGTGATTGACGGTATCGATCTCAGCACGCTGAGCGATCGTCAGTTGGTGGATTGGCGACGCGGTACCGGCATGATTTTTCAGCACTTCAATTTGCTGTCGGCAAAAACGGTGCGGGAAAACATCGAGCTGCCGATGAAAGTGGCTGGCGTGCCTGCGGCGGAGCGGCGGCGCAAAGTGGATGAACTGCTGGCGTTGGTGGGCCTTGAGCAGCGCCAGCACGCGTGGCCTGCGCAGCTATCCGGCGGGCAGAAGCAGCGCGTCGGCATTGCGCGCGCGCTGGTGCACGATCCTGAGCTGCTGCTGTGTGATGAAGCCACCTCGGCGCTCGATCCGGAAACCACGCGTTCGATTCTGGCGCTGCTGAAAAAGATTAATCAACAGCGGCACATCACTATCGTGCTGATCACCCATGAAATGGATGTGGTGCACGACCTCTGTCATCAGGTGGCGGTGATTGATCAGGGCGAAATCATTGAGCGCGGACCGGTGTGGCAGGTGTATAGCGATCCACAGCAAGAGACCACGCGCCAGCTGCTCAATCCGCAGTTCAGCGCGTTGCCGGACGCCATTCAACCGCTGCTGACGCCGATGCGTCAGCATGGCGATTCACGCTTGCTGGTGCGCTTGCGCTACACCGGACAAGGCGCGCAGCCGGATTTGGCGGCCCTGAGTGCGCGGGTGGGCGGGGAGCTGACGCTTATTTATAGCGCGGTGGAGTGGGTGGATAGCAAACCGACCGGGCAAATGTTGTTGCTGCTCGATGCACAGCATGACGCGGACGCCGCGCGGACGCGGTTAACCCTGATTGCGGACCAACTGGAGATTCCGGGCTATGTCACTGGCTATTGA
- a CDS encoding methionine ABC transporter permease, whose protein sequence is MSLAIDRLWIGLLDTLLMVGVSSLLALALGLPMAVILVVTGRGDLFPSPLLNRVLGWVVNLFRSIPFLILMVALIPFTRWIVGTTYGVWAAVVPLTLAATPFFARIAEVSLREVDKGLTEAAQAMGFHRWHIIWHVLLPEARPGIVSGFTITLVTMINASAMAGAIGAGGLGDLAYRYGYQRFDMQVMLTVIVVLVALVTMLQFFGDRLSRRLNHR, encoded by the coding sequence ATGTCACTGGCTATTGATCGTTTATGGATTGGGCTGCTGGATACGCTGCTGATGGTCGGCGTGTCGTCGCTGTTGGCGCTGGCGCTGGGTTTGCCGATGGCGGTGATTCTGGTGGTAACCGGACGCGGCGATCTGTTCCCGAGCCCGCTGCTGAATCGCGTGCTGGGTTGGGTGGTGAACCTGTTCCGCTCGATCCCGTTTTTGATTCTGATGGTGGCGCTGATTCCGTTCACCCGCTGGATCGTCGGCACCACCTATGGCGTGTGGGCGGCAGTGGTACCGCTGACATTGGCGGCAACGCCGTTCTTTGCGCGCATCGCCGAGGTAAGCCTGCGCGAAGTGGATAAAGGGCTGACCGAAGCGGCGCAGGCGATGGGGTTTCATCGCTGGCATATTATCTGGCATGTATTGCTGCCCGAAGCGCGGCCCGGCATTGTTAGCGGGTTTACCATTACGCTGGTGACGATGATTAATGCTTCGGCAATGGCGGGCGCGATTGGCGCGGGTGGGTTGGGGGATTTGGCCTATCGCTACGGTTATCAGCGTTTTGATATGCAGGTGATGCTGACGGTGATTGTGGTGCTGGTGGCGTTGGTGACGATGCTGCAGTTTTTTGGCGACAGGTTGTCGCGCAGGTTGAATCATCGTTAG
- a CDS encoding LysR family transcriptional regulator: MHDQRLKDIVPFVASVESGSFAAAAERLHLTGSAVSKSVTRLETRLGSRLLERTTRSLKLTDAGNAYYQTCLRIMEELAEAEAVLAAQRTIPSGRLRLAVPNTYGRLGVMPLLIPFCRQHPDVELNLTFSDRFIDLFDEGIDVAVRIGGSPDLPASLGCRQMGRERMVFCAAPDYLARVGRPNSEAELLQHQAIMYERVDGSTKPWLFTTEDGYPHWRNLPHRMALGDVDAQMQALCAGLGVAQMPSWLVREPLARGELEIILPEQQPDGLALTLIWPRRKQLLPKVDALLAALEGLQIR; this comes from the coding sequence ATGCACGATCAGCGCCTGAAAGATATCGTTCCCTTTGTTGCCAGCGTCGAGAGCGGCAGCTTTGCCGCCGCTGCTGAGCGCTTGCATCTCACCGGTTCGGCAGTGAGCAAAAGCGTCACGCGGCTGGAAACCCGTCTCGGTTCACGGCTGCTGGAGCGCACCACCCGCAGCCTGAAACTCACCGATGCCGGTAACGCCTATTACCAAACCTGTTTACGCATTATGGAGGAGCTGGCAGAAGCCGAAGCGGTGCTGGCGGCGCAGCGCACCATTCCTTCCGGGCGATTACGCTTGGCGGTGCCAAACACCTATGGTCGCCTTGGCGTGATGCCGCTGCTGATTCCGTTTTGCCGTCAGCATCCGGATGTGGAGCTCAATCTGACGTTCTCGGATCGCTTTATTGATCTGTTTGATGAAGGGATTGATGTTGCGGTGCGCATTGGTGGCTCGCCGGATCTGCCCGCCTCGCTGGGCTGTCGTCAGATGGGCCGCGAACGCATGGTGTTTTGCGCGGCACCGGATTATCTGGCGCGCGTGGGGCGACCCAACAGCGAAGCCGAATTGTTGCAGCATCAGGCGATCATGTATGAACGCGTCGATGGCAGCACCAAGCCGTGGCTGTTCACTACGGAAGATGGCTATCCGCACTGGCGCAACCTGCCACACCGCATGGCGTTGGGTGATGTGGATGCGCAGATGCAGGCGCTGTGTGCCGGATTGGGCGTGGCGCAGATGCCATCGTGGCTGGTACGTGAACCGCTGGCGCGCGGCGAGCTGGAGATTATTCTGCCCGAGCAACAGCCGGACGGTTTAGCCTTAACGCTGATTTGGCCGCGCCGCAAACAGCTGCTTCCCAAAGTGGATGCGCTGCTGGCAGCGTTGGAAGGATTACAGATCCGGTAA
- a CDS encoding SDR family oxidoreductase, with protein sequence MQKQALIVGISGVIGRALAEKLQREGWQVSGLSRGRGAVPEGCRSLTADLTDADAVRAALAEEQPDALFFSVWSRQENEKENIRVNGAMVRNVVEALGERLNGSHVALVTGLKHYLGPFEAYGKGAVPVTPFREEQGRQPVDNFYYAQEDEVFAGAEKYGYRWSVHRPHSIVGFALGNAMNMGQTLAVYATLCREQGLPFIFPGSPEQWNGVSDVTDAGLLAEQLLWAATAAEAANQDFNAVNGDVFRWNWLWPRLAAYFGVEAAAYPAQMMPLEGRMQDAAEAWREVAARYQLREADITKLASWWHTDADLGRPMEAFTDMSKSRKAGFTGYRSTLDSFTQLFDRLKAEKVIPQ encoded by the coding sequence ATGCAAAAGCAGGCATTGATTGTTGGCATCAGCGGCGTAATTGGACGTGCGCTGGCAGAAAAATTACAGCGCGAAGGTTGGCAGGTGAGCGGTTTATCACGCGGGCGTGGCGCGGTGCCGGAAGGTTGCCGCAGCCTGACCGCCGATCTGACAGATGCCGACGCAGTGCGTGCTGCGCTGGCTGAAGAGCAGCCGGATGCATTGTTCTTTAGTGTCTGGTCGCGCCAGGAAAATGAGAAAGAGAATATCCGCGTGAATGGTGCGATGGTGCGTAATGTGGTTGAAGCGCTGGGCGAGCGTCTGAATGGCTCGCATGTGGCGCTGGTGACCGGCCTGAAACATTATCTCGGCCCATTCGAAGCCTATGGCAAAGGCGCAGTGCCGGTTACGCCATTCCGCGAAGAGCAGGGACGTCAGCCGGTCGATAACTTCTATTACGCGCAGGAAGACGAAGTGTTTGCCGGTGCCGAGAAATATGGCTATCGCTGGAGCGTGCATCGTCCGCATTCGATCGTTGGATTTGCACTGGGTAACGCGATGAATATGGGCCAGACGCTGGCGGTGTATGCCACGCTGTGCCGCGAGCAAGGCTTGCCGTTTATTTTCCCAGGTTCGCCCGAGCAGTGGAATGGTGTGTCCGATGTCACCGATGCCGGTTTACTGGCGGAACAGTTGCTGTGGGCCGCGACTGCGGCAGAAGCGGCCAATCAGGATTTCAACGCGGTAAACGGCGATGTGTTCCGCTGGAACTGGCTGTGGCCTCGACTGGCGGCCTATTTTGGCGTGGAAGCGGCAGCGTATCCGGCGCAGATGATGCCGCTGGAAGGGCGCATGCAGGATGCCGCTGAAGCATGGCGCGAAGTGGCGGCGCGTTATCAGTTGCGTGAGGCTGATATCACTAAACTGGCATCATGGTGGCACACCGACGCAGATTTGGGCCGTCCGATGGAAGCGTTCACCGACATGAGCAAGAGCCGCAAAGCGGGCTTCACCGGTTATCGTTCAACGCTGGATTCATTTACCCAGCTGTTTGATCGCTTGAAAGCGGAGAAGGTGATTCCGCAGTAA
- a CDS encoding DUF3302 domain-containing protein yields the protein MFLNYFALGVLVFVFLVIFYGIIVLHDIPYLIAKSRNHPHADAIHVAGWVSLFTLHVLWPFLWIWATLYRPDRGWGMEGRNASLEQRITALEQKVTVNQNSPKE from the coding sequence ATGTTTCTTAACTACTTTGCGCTTGGGGTTTTAGTGTTTGTTTTTCTTGTCATCTTTTACGGGATAATTGTGCTGCACGATATCCCTTATCTCATTGCAAAATCCCGTAATCATCCGCACGCAGATGCAATACACGTCGCCGGCTGGGTAAGCCTGTTTACACTTCACGTCTTATGGCCGTTCTTATGGATTTGGGCCACGCTTTACCGGCCAGATCGGGGTTGGGGAATGGAAGGTAGGAACGCGTCACTGGAACAACGCATAACGGCGCTGGAACAAAAAGTGACGGTAAACCAGAATTCTCCAAAGGAGTGA
- a CDS encoding HlyD family secretion protein, which translates to MDLLIILTYVALAWAVFKIFRIPVNKWTVPTAALGGIVLVSGLILLMNYNHPYTSLAQKAVIAIPVTPQVTGIVTEVTDKQNMRIKKGDMLFRLDQTLFKARVDRLNADLVTAIHNIQVLRGQLEESLANTSNVSAERDRLYKNYQRYLSGSKARVNPFSEQDIDDARQNYLAQDALVKGSVAEQRQIKSQLDSMVGGEQSQIVSLRAQLAEAQYNLDQTIIRAPSDGYVTQVLIRPGSFASSLPLRPVMIFIPEQKRQVIAQFRQNSLLRLAPGDEAEVVFNALPGQVFSAKLLRIIPVVSGGTYQAQGTLQSLTIDAGSDGVLAVVELDPDVAVDALPDGIFAQVAVYSDHFSHVSVMRKVLLRMTSWVHYLYLDH; encoded by the coding sequence ATGGACTTACTGATTATATTGACCTATGTCGCCCTGGCTTGGGCCGTTTTCAAAATATTCAGAATACCGGTAAATAAATGGACAGTCCCAACAGCAGCATTGGGCGGTATCGTGCTGGTCAGCGGCTTGATATTGTTAATGAATTATAATCATCCCTATACTTCGCTGGCACAAAAAGCCGTTATCGCCATCCCTGTGACACCGCAAGTGACCGGTATTGTCACCGAAGTCACTGACAAACAAAATATGCGGATTAAAAAGGGGGATATGCTTTTCCGCCTTGATCAAACCTTGTTTAAAGCGCGCGTCGACAGGTTGAATGCTGACCTCGTCACTGCCATCCATAATATTCAGGTATTACGTGGACAATTAGAGGAATCCCTGGCGAATACCTCAAATGTGAGTGCGGAAAGAGACCGGTTATATAAAAATTACCAACGTTATCTTTCCGGCAGTAAAGCCCGCGTAAATCCGTTTTCTGAACAGGATATTGATGACGCAAGGCAAAACTATCTCGCGCAGGATGCTTTGGTAAAAGGCTCGGTTGCTGAACAACGGCAGATAAAAAGCCAGTTGGATAGCATGGTCGGCGGCGAGCAATCGCAGATTGTTAGCCTGAGAGCCCAGTTAGCTGAGGCGCAATATAACCTTGATCAAACAATTATTCGTGCGCCGAGTGATGGATACGTAACGCAGGTATTAATTCGTCCCGGTTCTTTCGCCTCATCATTGCCACTGCGGCCAGTGATGATTTTTATACCCGAACAGAAGCGTCAGGTTATTGCGCAATTCCGACAAAATTCATTGTTGCGTTTAGCGCCCGGTGATGAAGCGGAAGTGGTATTTAATGCGCTACCGGGGCAAGTATTCAGCGCAAAACTGCTGAGAATTATTCCGGTGGTGTCGGGCGGTACATATCAGGCTCAGGGAACCTTGCAATCTTTGACGATTGATGCCGGTTCGGATGGCGTGCTGGCAGTGGTTGAATTGGATCCTGATGTGGCAGTCGATGCATTGCCGGATGGTATTTTTGCGCAGGTTGCTGTTTATTCCGATCACTTTTCGCATGTTTCAGTAATGCGTAAGGTTTTGTTACGCATGACCAGTTGGGTTCATTATCTCTATCTTGACCATTAA
- the yahO gene encoding DUF1471 family periplasmic protein YahO, which produces MKKLILGLVVSALSFSSFAAQLMTKVEFEKVKDQYVEVGNISTSGETDAASAKEELSKLADEKGGDIYIVTSANTNNKIYGTAIVYKKK; this is translated from the coding sequence ATGAAAAAGTTAATTTTAGGCTTAGTTGTAAGCGCTTTATCATTCAGCTCATTTGCCGCGCAACTGATGACCAAGGTCGAGTTTGAAAAAGTAAAAGATCAGTATGTCGAGGTCGGCAATATTTCCACATCAGGCGAAACGGATGCCGCCAGTGCAAAAGAAGAGCTGTCCAAACTGGCAGATGAAAAAGGCGGCGACATCTATATCGTGACGTCCGCGAATACCAATAACAAAATTTATGGTACTGCAATCGTCTACAAGAAAAAGTAA
- a CDS encoding NrsF family protein, which translates to MTDHDLLIEKLGREMQPVKPLRSTGRRVFTWLLLALPCGIAASFLVQRSFTDWAQPGALQAILQLVLAFILGTLAIRSAFNMSIAGRRSISWKALLPIGLLWLGMSISQIPGEVPIEHDNDSARCFTFLLVVSTPMMALMIASLRRTRALHPVRSLAMAGLGVSCMAVTLLAFCHPVHLHPLDFVMHLAAIVTIVALTVLVGKRWVTFDS; encoded by the coding sequence ATGACCGATCATGACCTGTTAATTGAAAAACTCGGGCGCGAGATGCAGCCCGTTAAACCGCTGCGATCCACTGGCAGGCGTGTCTTCACCTGGCTGCTGCTGGCGTTACCTTGTGGCATCGCCGCCAGCTTTTTGGTGCAGCGCAGTTTCACCGACTGGGCGCAGCCCGGCGCGTTGCAGGCAATCTTACAACTGGTGCTGGCGTTTATCCTCGGCACGCTGGCGATTCGTAGCGCCTTCAACATGAGCATCGCCGGACGCCGCAGTATCAGCTGGAAAGCGCTGCTGCCGATTGGCTTGTTGTGGCTCGGTATGAGCATCAGCCAGATTCCCGGTGAGGTGCCGATCGAACATGACAACGACAGCGCGCGCTGCTTTACCTTTCTGTTGGTGGTGAGCACACCGATGATGGCGCTGATGATCGCCAGCCTGCGCCGCACTCGCGCACTGCATCCAGTGCGCAGTTTGGCGATGGCGGGCTTGGGCGTTTCCTGCATGGCAGTGACGTTGCTGGCGTTTTGCCATCCGGTGCATCTGCATCCGCTGGATTTTGTCATGCATCTGGCAGCAATAGTAACGATAGTGGCGTTAACCGTGCTGGTGGGGAAACGTTGGGTGACTTTCGATTCATAA
- a CDS encoding sigma-70 family RNA polymerase sigma factor: MQTSDSARESWPALMEQAQAGDQLAYTRLLKALVPVIRAQTRKQITDNALVEDVIQDVLLTVHRVRHTYDPAYPFLPWLMAIISARAIDALRRRGRHQQWEINDDAMPEVASPPDAPQQETQEELAGYLRQLPSRQRDIVEHVHLREMSLTEAAAHNNLSVAAVKSLLHRALTNLRRFGANHDRS, from the coding sequence ATGCAAACAAGCGATAGCGCGCGCGAAAGTTGGCCCGCGCTAATGGAACAGGCGCAGGCGGGCGATCAGCTCGCCTACACCCGACTGCTGAAAGCGCTGGTGCCAGTGATTCGTGCGCAAACACGCAAACAAATTACCGATAACGCACTGGTAGAAGATGTGATTCAGGATGTGCTACTCACGGTGCATCGGGTGCGTCACACCTATGATCCTGCCTACCCTTTTTTACCCTGGCTGATGGCGATTATTTCGGCGCGCGCGATTGATGCGCTGCGGCGACGTGGCCGTCATCAGCAGTGGGAAATTAATGACGACGCGATGCCGGAAGTGGCTAGCCCGCCCGACGCTCCGCAGCAGGAGACGCAGGAAGAGCTGGCTGGCTACCTGCGCCAGCTGCCCTCGCGTCAGCGCGACATTGTCGAACATGTGCATCTGCGCGAAATGAGCCTGACGGAAGCCGCCGCGCATAACAATCTGAGTGTTGCAGCGGTGAAATCGCTGTTGCACCGCGCGCTGACGAATCTGCGCCGTTTTGGAGCCAATCATGACCGATCATGA